A genomic window from Paenibacillus sp. FSL K6-0276 includes:
- a CDS encoding SMI1/KNR4 family protein — MNDTLMKRLNTFLHREDNSTIVGSPASQEEIANAEQRLKVNFHEDYVHFIRTFGGAYAGLAVYAFSNGSSLGNETVVDLTLGAREQYKEPPFAEVLQTSYVISMNGSGDPIIINKAGSVFICYHDSGEIELLADSFEALIEDNFYEV, encoded by the coding sequence ATGAATGATACATTAATGAAGAGATTAAATACTTTCCTTCATCGGGAGGATAATAGCACAATAGTAGGCAGTCCGGCGAGCCAAGAGGAAATTGCTAATGCAGAGCAGCGTCTGAAAGTAAACTTTCATGAGGATTATGTGCATTTTATCCGGACGTTTGGGGGGGCATATGCAGGTCTTGCGGTATATGCATTCTCAAATGGCTCCAGTCTCGGAAACGAAACGGTTGTCGATTTGACTCTAGGGGCCCGAGAGCAATACAAGGAGCCTCCCTTTGCAGAGGTTTTACAAACCAGCTATGTCATCTCTATGAATGGTTCCGGCGATCCGATTATAATCAATAAAGCAGGAAGCGTTTTCATTTGTTACCACGATAGCGGGGAGATCGAGTTATTAGCGGATTCATTCGAGGCACTGATCGAGGATAATTTTTATGAAGTGTGA
- a CDS encoding DUF2004 domain-containing protein — protein sequence MMKQIPSTKFPSLEYTPGESIWIDNLMPDNKIQVYFNVSEKITQNESDIARVSHALDHMDELVNKARAHLRDIIQNTKDPSYKLLHDFFAFHLLEMDDESLKVMFGMEQPETLSELEMVDLLMLKSLGSSLGEGWLGSNFEKELKKQIFIMDFTFDPEYTDQLIVVYLDANENILTISHES from the coding sequence ATGATGAAACAAATACCAAGCACGAAATTTCCTAGTCTAGAGTACACACCCGGCGAATCTATTTGGATAGATAACCTAATGCCTGATAACAAGATCCAGGTTTATTTTAATGTGTCGGAAAAAATTACACAAAATGAGAGCGATATCGCTCGTGTTTCCCATGCACTAGATCACATGGATGAGTTGGTAAACAAGGCTCGGGCGCATCTAAGAGATATTATTCAAAATACAAAAGACCCTAGTTATAAGTTGCTTCATGATTTCTTTGCTTTTCATCTATTAGAAATGGATGATGAAAGCTTAAAAGTAATGTTTGGGATGGAGCAACCTGAAACATTAAGTGAACTGGAGATGGTTGACCTACTTATGCTAAAAAGCTTGGGAAGCAGCTTGGGCGAAGGTTGGTTGGGAAGTAACTTTGAAAAAGAACTAAAAAAACAGATATTCATTATGGATTTTACTTTTGACCCAGAGTATACGGATCAGTTGATTGTTGTCTATTTGGATGCGAACGAAAACATATTGACTATTAGCCATGAAAGTTAA
- a CDS encoding DUF5713 family protein, which translates to MQDNGGASFEYLKDMYIDGYYPNFLVDKVKAELVKVVEFLEQGNQDIEEIQSKLDFAIHAINDLAEEFDENDSEIETVARESIAQTVEDILAFFGIEIETEVAIRERDW; encoded by the coding sequence ATGCAAGATAATGGTGGTGCGTCATTTGAATATTTAAAAGATATGTACATTGATGGATACTACCCTAATTTTCTTGTGGATAAAGTCAAAGCTGAACTAGTTAAAGTTGTTGAATTTTTGGAACAAGGAAATCAAGATATCGAAGAAATTCAATCAAAGCTTGATTTCGCCATCCATGCAATCAATGATCTTGCAGAAGAGTTTGACGAAAATGACAGCGAAATTGAAACAGTTGCCAGAGAATCAATTGCACAAACTGTTGAAGATATTTTAGCCTTTTTTGGTATCGAAATAGAAACAGAAGTAGCCATTCGTGAACGTGATTGGTAG
- a CDS encoding IS3 family transposase, with the protein MFLDSRRLYGSRKIKEVLEQQDFHVSGKTLSRIMKELELRSRTVKKNKATTNSKHNLPVYDNVLDREFKAEAPNRKWVADITYTSI; encoded by the coding sequence ATTTTTCTAGATTCTCGTCGACTTTATGGTAGCCGAAAAATCAAAGAAGTGCTGGAACAACAAGACTTTCACGTGTCGGGGAAAACCTTATCACGTATCATGAAGGAACTAGAGCTGAGATCCCGTACGGTTAAAAAGAATAAGGCAACCACCAACTCCAAACATAACCTTCCCGTCTATGACAATGTGCTAGATCGTGAATTCAAAGCAGAAGCCCCAAACCGTAAGTGGGTAGCAGATATTACCTACACATCGATATAA
- a CDS encoding Imm51 family immunity protein, which translates to MDKDLLKQLTLWHNKSQHAKIINKIMDIPEVDRDYDLVCLLARALNNQENYNEAIQYFLSVQEQGEHDPLWHFRIGYAYYYLEQYKEAIVAFEQAVALDPEDSHGRTFLEMSRNAAARAGNETIHIVNVEKGMRIGTDPRLLEVEEKINPFGLVAHNNGSISMILGVGKYKHEIFQTRAEEGCEGNGYDWGSLAAVFLEEKMPHLVDIIRFDPEADTFCIYTDNKEAILSFAIAFKEACEDDSLMKDLFSRAVLD; encoded by the coding sequence ATGGATAAGGATTTATTGAAACAGCTCACTCTTTGGCATAACAAGAGCCAGCATGCGAAAATCATTAACAAAATTATGGATATACCCGAGGTAGACAGGGACTATGACTTAGTTTGCCTTTTGGCAAGAGCATTGAATAATCAAGAAAATTATAATGAAGCTATCCAATATTTTTTATCTGTGCAAGAGCAAGGCGAGCACGACCCTCTTTGGCATTTCCGAATAGGATATGCTTATTATTACCTTGAACAGTATAAGGAAGCGATCGTTGCTTTTGAACAAGCTGTAGCACTAGATCCTGAAGATTCACATGGCAGGACGTTTTTAGAAATGAGCCGCAACGCCGCTGCTAGAGCAGGAAATGAAACCATCCATATAGTAAACGTTGAAAAGGGGATGAGGATTGGGACTGACCCCCGTTTGTTAGAAGTTGAAGAAAAAATAAACCCATTTGGGCTAGTTGCGCATAATAATGGAAGCATATCAATGATTTTAGGTGTTGGCAAATATAAGCATGAAATTTTTCAAACACGAGCCGAAGAAGGATGTGAAGGCAATGGCTATGATTGGGGTTCATTAGCAGCCGTGTTTCTTGAAGAAAAAATGCCTCACTTAGTTGATATTATACGATTTGACCCGGAAGCCGATACGTTCTGCATTTATACAGACAATAAAGAAGCCATACTTAGTTTTGCAATCGCCTTTAAGGAAGCATGTGAAGATGACTCATTAATGAAAGACCTATTTTCACGAGCTGTATTAGATTGA